In Candidatus Acetothermia bacterium, a genomic segment contains:
- a CDS encoding Ig-like domain-containing protein: MMRRVGSWVGGLILVLGGIAVGAPPMATDLFVTTLRDTPVEVVLEAADAGVDCAHPEQHPLTFTIMSAPSQGTLDGDLARVIYADPNLARVRLVYTPKPGFVGTDTFVYSVTDPFGFFATAVVRIDVTRPPALPPTLSGVWELGVTFRNTAPVVSLSKAALTLFYKYDVFSLEASATWTDTGWTALAFVVGFPLGTAATVRSVLAFDPTGPSFTYWQTDTRFRLFELDLTHTVYLTGDPSTTYTQVAIQGAVDDLSFTSTTKFRIDPLEFVEETLTTRWTWADCDLTFAGRLRMTKEGFDRFSVTAGDVAIPGFQYPSLGLYFRVEVGFTTQTKEVVPTLVIKSDWVCCVRLLTNVVTEDTTISGIAFYGFEMRTELEGGVEVRTATSFVDEKNAAVTGYCDYFEVWWFSGPILPCCGSPGRWQIGTYFDDRGRLFGWGMTRIVLDFALGDSVRVSTEFSVFDSNWEWKVGIKVRW; the protein is encoded by the coding sequence ATGATGCGACGGGTGGGCAGTTGGGTAGGGGGACTCATTCTCGTATTGGGGGGGATCGCGGTGGGGGCGCCTCCCATGGCGACCGATCTCTTCGTGACCACGCTCCGGGATACCCCGGTGGAGGTGGTGCTGGAGGCTGCGGACGCAGGCGTGGATTGCGCTCACCCCGAGCAGCACCCGCTCACGTTCACCATCATGAGCGCACCCAGCCAAGGGACCTTGGATGGGGACCTGGCTAGGGTGATCTACGCGGACCCCAACCTGGCCCGGGTGAGGCTTGTCTACACCCCAAAACCGGGGTTCGTGGGTACGGACACGTTCGTGTACTCGGTCACCGATCCTTTTGGGTTCTTCGCCACGGCCGTGGTCCGCATCGACGTCACTCGCCCACCGGCCCTGCCCCCCACCCTGTCCGGGGTGTGGGAGCTCGGGGTCACCTTCCGCAACACGGCCCCCGTGGTGAGCTTGAGCAAGGCTGCCCTGACCTTGTTCTACAAGTACGACGTGTTCAGCCTTGAGGCCAGCGCTACCTGGACGGACACCGGTTGGACCGCGCTCGCCTTCGTCGTCGGCTTCCCGTTGGGGACAGCGGCCACCGTGAGATCGGTCCTCGCGTTCGATCCCACTGGGCCATCGTTCACCTATTGGCAAACCGATACGCGGTTCCGTTTGTTCGAGCTCGATCTCACCCACACCGTTTACCTGACCGGCGATCCCTCCACCACCTACACCCAGGTCGCCATCCAGGGGGCGGTGGATGACCTCTCGTTCACCAGCACCACCAAGTTCCGGATCGACCCGCTGGAGTTCGTGGAGGAGACCCTGACCACCCGGTGGACCTGGGCCGACTGTGACCTCACGTTCGCCGGCCGGCTCCGGATGACCAAGGAGGGGTTCGACAGGTTCTCGGTTACCGCCGGCGATGTCGCCATCCCTGGGTTCCAGTACCCCAGCCTCGGGCTGTACTTCCGGGTGGAGGTCGGGTTTACCACCCAGACCAAGGAGGTCGTCCCCACGCTGGTGATCAAGTCGGACTGGGTATGCTGCGTGAGGCTGCTGACCAACGTGGTCACTGAGGACACCACCATATCCGGCATCGCGTTCTACGGCTTCGAGATGCGAACGGAGCTCGAGGGTGGGGTCGAGGTGCGCACTGCCACGTCGTTTGTGGACGAAAAGAACGCCGCCGTCACTGGATACTGTGATTACTTCGAGGTGTGGTGGTTCTCGGGCCCCATCCTCCCCTGTTGCGGTTCACCGGGCCGGTGGCAGATCGGCACCTACTTCGACGACCGGGGACGCCTGTTCGGCTGGGGCATGACCCGGATCGTGCTCGACTTCGCGTTAGGGGATTCCGTGCGCGTGTCCACCGAGTTCAGCGTGTTCGACTCGAACTGGGAGTGGAAGGTCGGCATCAAAGTGCGGTGGTAA
- a CDS encoding sodium/proton-translocating pyrophosphatase yields the protein MTWEFLGAGAGLLAIALAIHLYRYATSQDSGTEKMRDIAKAIQDGARAYLRRQNLTLAAFLGIMAPVIGVLVGVTHGAVYGVSIGIAYLIGAGCSTIAASLGMMAAVRANVRTANAARAGLKKAFPVAYHGGAIMGLAIVGLSLLGVSLIYFICRRGLGWTEVEAANIVLGFSFGASALALFAKAGGGIYTKTADISADLVDSYIAAIAAAMILGAELGGGILTVLPLLIAAMGLFASISGVFLGDVGEPGAGEVPPPLAGLGAGIVIGMTTDYFTSIDRKPTRRTAEAASKGAAINILTGFSYGLVSIVPSILGICVATLAAWKFAELFGVNPFYGISVAAVGMLSIVATIISADAFGPISDNARGIAEQGGLGKDVMEIVDQLDAQGNTSKAITKGFAIGAAALTVLALFAAYTHLVGIDLARGINLISYPVIIGLFIGAMMPPLFSALLILAVGRNAGRMVEEIRRQFREIPGLLQGQGRPDYKKCVDIATRGALRELLFPCSLAILVPLAVMLLLGREALAGCLAGSILTGIIFALFMANSGGAWDNAKKYVEAGALGGKGSDAHKAAVTGDTVGDPFKDTAGPSLNTMITVMSLVAEVFAPVLILLWR from the coding sequence ATGACGTGGGAGTTCCTTGGGGCGGGGGCGGGGCTTCTTGCCATCGCGCTGGCCATCCACCTTTATCGTTACGCGACCAGCCAGGACAGCGGCACGGAGAAGATGCGGGATATCGCCAAGGCGATCCAGGACGGGGCGAGGGCCTACCTACGGCGCCAGAACCTCACCCTGGCCGCGTTCCTCGGGATCATGGCCCCGGTGATTGGGGTCTTGGTTGGCGTTACCCACGGGGCCGTGTACGGGGTAAGCATCGGCATCGCCTATCTGATCGGCGCGGGGTGCTCGACGATCGCGGCTTCGTTGGGGATGATGGCAGCAGTGAGGGCCAACGTGCGCACGGCCAACGCCGCGCGGGCGGGCCTGAAGAAGGCATTCCCCGTCGCCTACCACGGCGGGGCGATCATGGGGCTGGCCATCGTCGGCCTGTCCCTCCTTGGAGTGAGCCTCATCTACTTCATCTGCCGGAGGGGGCTGGGGTGGACGGAGGTTGAGGCGGCGAACATCGTCCTTGGGTTCAGTTTCGGGGCCAGCGCCCTCGCCCTGTTCGCGAAGGCCGGCGGCGGGATCTACACGAAGACGGCGGACATCAGCGCCGACCTCGTGGACTCCTACATCGCGGCCATCGCCGCGGCGATGATCCTCGGCGCGGAGCTCGGTGGGGGAATCCTCACCGTCCTCCCGCTCCTCATCGCTGCCATGGGCCTGTTCGCCTCGATCAGCGGTGTGTTCCTCGGGGATGTCGGGGAACCAGGGGCTGGGGAGGTTCCTCCCCCCCTGGCCGGGCTCGGGGCGGGGATCGTGATCGGGATGACCACCGACTACTTCACCTCCATCGACCGCAAGCCCACCCGGCGCACCGCCGAGGCGGCGAGCAAGGGAGCGGCGATCAACATCCTGACCGGGTTTTCCTATGGCCTCGTGAGCATCGTCCCCTCCATCCTCGGGATCTGCGTCGCCACGCTGGCCGCGTGGAAGTTCGCCGAGCTGTTCGGGGTGAATCCGTTCTACGGGATCTCCGTGGCCGCGGTGGGGATGCTGTCGATCGTGGCCACGATCATCTCCGCGGACGCGTTCGGCCCCATTTCGGACAACGCCCGGGGGATCGCCGAGCAAGGGGGCCTGGGGAAGGACGTGATGGAGATCGTGGATCAGCTCGATGCGCAGGGCAATACTTCCAAGGCGATCACCAAAGGGTTTGCGATCGGGGCCGCTGCCCTCACCGTGCTCGCCCTGTTCGCCGCGTACACCCACCTCGTGGGCATCGACCTCGCCCGGGGGATCAACCTCATCAGCTACCCGGTGATCATCGGCTTGTTCATCGGGGCGATGATGCCGCCGCTCTTCTCGGCGCTCCTCATCCTCGCCGTGGGCCGCAACGCCGGGCGGATGGTGGAGGAGATACGGCGCCAGTTTCGGGAGATCCCCGGGCTTCTCCAGGGGCAAGGCAGGCCTGACTACAAGAAGTGTGTGGACATCGCGACACGGGGGGCACTGCGCGAGCTTCTGTTCCCGTGCTCCCTGGCCATCCTCGTGCCCCTCGCGGTGATGCTCCTCCTCGGCAGGGAAGCCCTCGCCGGGTGCCTGGCCGGGAGCATCCTCACCGGGATCATCTTCGCCCTGTTCATGGCCAACTCCGGCGGGGCATGGGACAACGCCAAGAAGTACGTGGAGGCCGGGGCGCTGGGCGGCAAGGGCTCTGATGCCCATAAGGCCGCGGTCACTGGGGACACGGTGGGCGACCCGTTCAAGGACACCGCCGGGCCGTCTCTGAACACGATGATCACCGTGATGTCTTTGGTGGCCGAGGTGTTCGCCCCGGTGCTGATCCTCCTCTGGAGATAG